CTGGCGCTGCAACACACCGTCCTGATCGCCGCGCTGATCCCGTTCAGCCTGGGCATCAAGGGAAGCGCCGGACTCATCGGCCTCGGCTCTCTGGCCGCCCTGCTCATGATCTTCGTCGGCATCACCGGCGCGCTGCGCAACCGGTTCGCCGCACCCGCCGAGGTAGCCGCCCGCTGGCGCGCGATGCACATGCTGGCCTACCCGGCGCTGTGTGCGGCCCTGATCCACGGCCTGTTCGCGGGGCGCGCCGCCAAGCCGTTCTTCATGGTCTCGTACGAGCTGTGCCTGGCCGGTGTCATGGCCGCCCTCGCGCTGCGCTCCGCCCCGCGCCCGTTCAAGCGCAAGGTCGCCGACCGGATCGCCACGATCCTGGGTACGCAGGACCGCTCCGCCATGGACGGCCTGGACGCGTCACGCGCGCGCGTGGGAGAGACCGGATCGTCCGCGCTGCCCGGCTACGAAGGCCGCTCGGGCCGCTCGCCGCTGACCGACACGATGAGCTCCACCCGGATGTCCCCGCCGTCGTCACCGCTGTACGACACGCCCGCGCCCGCCGCCCCGGAGCCCGCGAACGGCTTCGCGGCCGCCTATCGCGCCGTCAACACACCGCAGCGCGGCCAGCAGCAGTCCTACGCGGCCGACCAGACGGCGCGGATGAACCTGCCGTTCGACATCCAGGCCACCGAGGCCATCCCCCGGGTCGACAACGGCGGCAGCACCTCGGGCAGCTGGCCGGTCCCGTCCCCGCCGCCGGTCGGCGAGGCGCCCCCGTCGGCCTACGACCCGCTCCAGGACACGGGATTCAGCATCCCGGTCTATGACAATTCGGGCACCGCCGGGTACGGCGGACGTGACGTGTACGACACCGGTGAGACGAATCCCCCTTACGGGACGTACAACCAGAACGACACGTACAACAGCGGTCCCGCCAATGAACCATCACCTGGCTCGTCGTTCGACGCACCGGGTTCGGGCGAACCTTGGAACACGCCTTCCGGAGGCTATAGGTGAACGAGGCCCTGCCCGACGTCCCAGAAGTCCGCGTGGTCGGGCTTCCGCAGCTCACGTCGGGCTTCGACCTTGTCGAAAGACTCGATCTGCCCATGCACCTCAAGGTGCACGGGCCGCTCGAACCCCTGGGCGGAGAGGCACTCGCGAAGCTCTCCGAGAACATCAACCTGAAGGGCCGCGGCGGCGCGGGCTTCCCCTTCCACAAGAAGCTGCGCTCGGTCGCCGAGGCGGCGATCAAGCGCGGCGTACGACCGGTCGTCGTCGTCAACGGCAGCGAGGACGAGCCGGCCTGTCGCAAGGACACGGTGCTCATCAACCGTGCCCCGCACCTCATCCTGGACGGCGCGCTGCTGGTCGCGGAGGCGCTGGGTGCCCGCACGCTCGTGGTGGGGGTCACCCGCGAATCCACCCAGCGCTCCATGGAGGCCGCGCTCGCCGAGCGCGGCCTCAGCAACGGCCGTAGATCGGCGCTGAAGGCATTCGTCCAACGCAACCCGATCCGCATGGTCACCGGCGCCGCCGCGTCACTGATCCGCTCCATCGACGGCGGCCCGCCGATCCCGCCCGGCCGCAAGGTCAGCGCCTCGCAGAACGGCGTCGGCGGCGCGCCGACCCTGCTCTCCAACGCCGAGACGTTCGCCCAGCTGGCCATCGCCGCCCGCATCGGCCCGGAGCGCTACGGCAACACCGGCCTGTACGACGAGCCGGGCACCGTCATGCTGACGGTCTCCGGCGCGGTCGCCCGCCCGATGGTGATCGAGGTGCCCACGGGCGTGCCGCTGCGCTACGTCCTCCAGCTCGCCGGTGCCCCGCCGGTGCCCCAGGGCGTGCTGACCGGCGGCTATCACGGCAAGTGGATCGACGCGGCGACGGTCAACGAGGCGATCGTCTCCCGCAACTCCCTCGACGCGGTGGGCGGGGCGCTCGGCGCCGGCGCGATCCTGCCGATCAGCCAGGAGACCTGCCCGCTGGGTGAGTCGCTGCGGGTGGCCCAGTGGCTGGCCGACGAGAGCGCGGGACAGTGCGGTCCCTGCTACCTCGGCCTGCCGGCCGCCGCGCGCGGCATGGAGGACATCATCAACGGCGGCGGCCCGGCCGCCCTGGAGGCGCTCAAGCAGGTCGCCAAGAACGTCAAGCGGCGCGGTGCGTGCTCGCACCCGGACGGCTCCGCGATGTTCCTGGAGTCGACCATCAAGGCGTTCACCGACGACCTGGCCGCGCATGTCCTCGGCAATGGGTGCGGACGCCCCGTGGAGGGCGTTCTGCCGCTCTTCGAGGCCGGCATGGCCCCGGCGGCCATCACGAGCGGCATCGCGCCGGAGGACAGCGGCTCGAGCCGTCAGAAGATCTTCGTCGACTGGACGCTGTGCCGCGGCCACGGCCTCTGCGCCGACATCCTCCCGGAGGTCTTCCAACTGGGCGCCGACGGCTTCCCGACGGTGGCACAGGCGAAGGTGCCACAGAACGCGGAGGCGAAGGCACTGCGCGCGGTACGCCGCTGCCCGGCGCTGGCCCTGCGCGTCGAGGAGGACACACGCCCTCAGGCGCCCGCCCGCAATCTCCCGGTCCTCTCCCAGGGCCGCGGCCGCCGCGCCCTCGGCCGCTGAGCACCACGACGACAGACGACAAGGGGCCGTCCGAGAACAGGCGGCCCCGAACCGTCGCCCCTGACGGAATGTCCGAAGAGGGAATGTCGGAACGCGATCCGAACGCAAAAAGATCCCGCCGGATCGAATCCGATCCGGCGGGATCTGCTGTGGAGCTAAGGAGAATTGAACTCCTGACCTCCTGCATGCCATGCAGGCGCTCTACCAACTGAGCTATAGCCCCTCGTGGCCAAGCGGCGAAGCCGCCTACCGACCGTGTCGCCCGGTTTCCCCGGCGGCGACGCCAACATTACCGGCCCGGGGCGTGGACCACCAAATCGTTTCCGCCCCGTCCGATTTCAACCGATATGCGGGTCAAGCGGTGACGAACGAATAGAACCGCTTCAGTGTGCAGTGCTCCTCGAGGAGCCGCCCGTAGATCGGCTCGCCCTCCAGCTCACGGTACGTCTCGATCGGGTCGCCTTTTATGATCAGCGCCCGCGCGCATTCCTCGCACCAGTACTGGTAGTCGGGGTTGACCGGCTCCATGTCACGGACGATCGGGGTGCCGCTGCCGCACCAGTCGCACTTTCGCCTGTGTGCACCCATCGATCAGCTCCAGCTGTGGCCGCAGGCCGTGCACACGTAGGAAATCCCGCCGTTGTCACCAAGAACCTGGGCCACATGACCGGAACCACAGGAGGGGCAGCGTAGCCGGGTGGCCCTGTCCGGTGTCACCGCCGCTTCGGAGAGATGACCGACCTCTCCGAGGATGCTCGCAGGCATCGCTACTCCCTCCCGTCGGGCCGCGCTCCCTTCCGGCCGTTTGATTCTGCCACGGCCGGGCCAATACGGTCAGCGACGCCTCAGTACCAGTCCGGACACGGCACCCAGGACAGCTGTCGTAGCGAGCGCGAACATGCATGTGAGAAGCGCTTCCGAAGAGGTATACGCCTCTGGGGCCCCAAGTGACTCAAGCCGGTGGAAGAACAGTGTGCCGAACGCCGCAACACCGATCAGCTGCCCGAGCTGGGTGACCGTGGCGAGCAGTCCGCTGGCGTCCGCCGCGTCCTCGGGCCGCACCGCCGCCAGCGCCCCGGTGAGCGTCGGGCTGAAGGCGAGGGCGAGCCCGACACCCACGCCGGCGTACGCCGCGTACAGCCAGGCACCACCGTGGTCGCCGCCCCGGAAGGCCAGCCCCACTCCCAGCACGGACAGCGCGGTGAGCGTGAACCCGGCCGGGGCCAGGGACCGTTGCCAGGCCGCGGGCCACCTGCGCCAGGTCAGCCCGACCGCCCCGAAGACCACCGCGGTCGGCGCGAAGGTGAGGCCGGCGCGCAGCGCGCTGTAGCCGAGCCCGCCCTGGACGTGCAGGGTCAGCACGAACAGGAAGCCCCCGTTGACCGCCATGACGGCCAGGACACGCAGGACGGCGAGACCCATCCCGGGGTGACGAAGCACACGGGGCGCGATCAGCGGGGCGCCGCCCCGCCGGGCGAGCCGGGCCTCGTAGCCACGGAACAGCACCAGCACGAGCGCGCCGACGGCCAGCGACACCCAGGACCACAGCGGCCAGTCCTTTTCCTGTCCGAGCACGAGCGGCACCGTGATCAGTGAGACGGCGGCGCCCAGAAGCACGAGACCGGGCCAGTCCATCCCGCGCGCCCCTTCCCACGCCCCCGCGCCCGCCGCTGCCCGTCCCGCTCCCCCACCACGGGGCAGGACGCGCCTGCCGACGATCAGCAGGACCAGACCCACCGGCACGTTCACGAGGAACACCGGACGCCAGCCGGTGCCCAGCAGATCGGCGGCGACCAGGACGCCACCCACCATCTGTCCGGCCGCCGCGCCGACGGCGAGGACCGCCGAGTAGACGCCCAGCGCCCGCACCCGGGCCTCGCCGGTGAACGTGCGCTGGATCAGGCTGAGCACCTGCGGGATCATCACCGCCGACCCGGCACCCTGCACCAGCCGGAACACGATCAGTTCGGTACTGCCCTGAGCCAGCCCGCAGGCCAGCGAGGCGGTCGTGAAGAGAGCGAGCCCGACGAGGTGGACGCGGCCGTGCCCGAACCGGTCGCCGAGGCGCGCGCCGGTGATCAGGAGCACCGAGTACGTGATGGCGTATCCGGCGACGACCAGTTGGAGGTCCGCGCCGGAGGCGTTCAGGTCGGAACCGATCGTGGGGGCCGCGACGTTCACGATGAAGACGTCGAGCAGTGCCATGAACTGGGCTGCGAGCACGACCGCCAGCAGCCGCCGCGGCCGATTGTCAGTGCCAGGGTCTTTACTGGCAGCAGGACTTGAAGCGGGTGGAACGGGCGCGGGGACCGGGCTCGTCCGGGGTGTCGTCGTCATGCCGTCGAGCGTGACGAGGATCCGGTACGGGTGCCGAGAGCCCGCCGATGCTGGTACTGACGGCACCTGGCAGAGAACGGGCGGGGGATCCACCATGGGGGACGTGACGACGGGGGACGTGACGACGGTGACGCGAACAGGCACGGAGACAAGGCCGGGACCGGCGCCGGGGCCTGCGCCGGGATCGCCGCATCGGCGCCGCCCCGAGCTGGCCGCGTTCCTGCGCAGCAGGCGGGCCCGGGTGACACCGGGTGACGTCGGGATGCCACCCGGGCTGCGGCGCCGCACACCGGGACTGCGGCGCGAGGAGGTCGCGCAGCTCTCGGGCGTGGGCGTGACCTGGTACACCTGGCTGGAGCAGGGCCGGCCGATCAACGCCTCCGCGCAGGTCCTGGACGCCGTCGCGCGCACCCTGCGGCTCGATCCGCCGGAGCGGGAGCATCTGTACCACCTGGCGGAGGTGCCCTACACGGCCGCGCCGGAAGCCCTGGTGCGGAGCGTGGGACCGGAGATCCAGGGCATCATCGACGCCCTGGCGCCCCGACCGGCGGTGGTCTACAACTCGCGCTACGACATCCTGGCCACCAACCCCGTCTACCACGACCTGTTCATCACGCCGGTGGACGCCTGCGTGCCGGGGCCGAACAACGCGCTGTGGCGGCTGTTCACGGTCCGGGAGCAGGACTGCCCGCTGCTGTTCCGGGACAAGGAGCTGCCGGTGATGGTGGCGACCCTGCGGGCGTCGTACGGGCTGCACGCCGGTGAGCCCGGCTGGGAGGACTTCATACGCCGGCTGTCGCAGGCGAGCCCGCTGTTCACGCGGCTGTGGGAGTCCGGTGACGTGGCGGAGCCCGGCCGCCGCGTGAAGGTCTTCCGGCACGAGGCGGTGGGCGAGCTGCGGATGACGTCGATGTCACTGTCGATCAACGGGATGCCGGAGTGCCGGATCGTCGTCTACACGCCCGACGACGAGGAGACGGAGCGCCGCGCCGCCATGCTGCGGAACGGAGCGACAAAAAATCCCGCCCCCTGAGGGGACGGGATCTTTGTCAACAGATCTCAACCGGTCGCTACCGATCTTTGACAACTCAACAGAGTGTCGACCGACAGACCAGGTGATCCGTGGAGCTAAGGAGAATTGAACTCCTGACCTCCTGCATGCCATGCAGGCGCTCTACCAACTGAGCTATAGCCCCTTGCGTTCTTCCCGCTCGGCGGGCGAACAAGAAGAACTTTAGCCTGCGACCTGCCGGAAAGTGAAATCCGGGTCCCGGCGGCCGCACGGCGCTCAGTCGTCGTCGCCGAGCACCGGCTCGGGCAGGGTGCCGGCGTTGTGCTCGAGCAGGCGCCAGCCCCGAGCGCCCTCACCGAGGACGGACCAGCAGCAGTTGGAGAGACCGCCGAGGGCTTCCCAGTGGTGGGCGTCCAGGCCGAGGAGACGGCCGATGGTGGTGCGGATGGTGCCGCCGTGACTGACGACGACGAGCGTGCCGTCCTCGGGCAGTTTCTCGGCGTGCCGCAGCACCACGGGAGCGGCACGGTCGGCGACCTCCGTCTCCAGTTCGCCGCCGCCTCGGCGGACCGGCTCACCGCGCTTCCACGCGGTGTACTCGTCGCCGTGGCCTGCGATGATCTCGTCGTGCGTCAGACCCTGCCAGAGGCCCGCGTACGTCTCGCGCAGGGCCTCGTCGTGGATCACCTCGAGGCCGGTGAGGGCGACGAGCTCGGCGGCCGTGTTCGCGGCCCGCGACAGGTCCGAGGAGACGATCGCGTCGGGCTGGAGGGAGGCGAGCAGCCGAGCGGCGCGACGGGCCTGGGCCACGCCGGTCTCGGTCAGCTCCACGTCCGTCGTGCCCTGGAAGCGGCGCTCCACGTTCCAGGCGGTCTGGCCGTGCCGCCACAGGATGACCCGGCGGCCACGGCCCGGCCGGCTGTCGGCGGCCGGCTCCGCGGGGGCGCTCACC
The sequence above is a segment of the Streptomyces asoensis genome. Coding sequences within it:
- a CDS encoding NADH-quinone oxidoreductase subunit NuoF family protein, coding for MNEALPDVPEVRVVGLPQLTSGFDLVERLDLPMHLKVHGPLEPLGGEALAKLSENINLKGRGGAGFPFHKKLRSVAEAAIKRGVRPVVVVNGSEDEPACRKDTVLINRAPHLILDGALLVAEALGARTLVVGVTRESTQRSMEAALAERGLSNGRRSALKAFVQRNPIRMVTGAAASLIRSIDGGPPIPPGRKVSASQNGVGGAPTLLSNAETFAQLAIAARIGPERYGNTGLYDEPGTVMLTVSGAVARPMVIEVPTGVPLRYVLQLAGAPPVPQGVLTGGYHGKWIDAATVNEAIVSRNSLDAVGGALGAGAILPISQETCPLGESLRVAQWLADESAGQCGPCYLGLPAAARGMEDIINGGGPAALEALKQVAKNVKRRGACSHPDGSAMFLESTIKAFTDDLAAHVLGNGCGRPVEGVLPLFEAGMAPAAITSGIAPEDSGSSRQKIFVDWTLCRGHGLCADILPEVFQLGADGFPTVAQAKVPQNAEAKALRAVRRCPALALRVEEDTRPQAPARNLPVLSQGRGRRALGR
- a CDS encoding histidine phosphatase family protein, which produces MSAPAEPAADSRPGRGRRVILWRHGQTAWNVERRFQGTTDVELTETGVAQARRAARLLASLQPDAIVSSDLSRAANTAAELVALTGLEVIHDEALRETYAGLWQGLTHDEIIAGHGDEYTAWKRGEPVRRGGGELETEVADRAAPVVLRHAEKLPEDGTLVVVSHGGTIRTTIGRLLGLDAHHWEALGGLSNCCWSVLGEGARGWRLLEHNAGTLPEPVLGDDD
- a CDS encoding ferric reductase-like transmembrane domain-containing protein; this translates as MNPRPSNSSLPKPGRSVYGVATAVVLVLIPVVVLVGGDQFQAFLNFGAGVLSLVCLTCSVIWGLVAQDRLILNTRQRIIAQGIHRVTAVGSIAFLVVHISVKLALQHTVLIAALIPFSLGIKGSAGLIGLGSLAALLMIFVGITGALRNRFAAPAEVAARWRAMHMLAYPALCAALIHGLFAGRAAKPFFMVSYELCLAGVMAALALRSAPRPFKRKVADRIATILGTQDRSAMDGLDASRARVGETGSSALPGYEGRSGRSPLTDTMSSTRMSPPSSPLYDTPAPAAPEPANGFAAAYRAVNTPQRGQQQSYAADQTARMNLPFDIQATEAIPRVDNGGSTSGSWPVPSPPPVGEAPPSAYDPLQDTGFSIPVYDNSGTAGYGGRDVYDTGETNPPYGTYNQNDTYNSGPANEPSPGSSFDAPGSGEPWNTPSGGYR
- a CDS encoding MFS transporter; translation: MLAAQFMALLDVFIVNVAAPTIGSDLNASGADLQLVVAGYAITYSVLLITGARLGDRFGHGRVHLVGLALFTTASLACGLAQGSTELIVFRLVQGAGSAVMIPQVLSLIQRTFTGEARVRALGVYSAVLAVGAAAGQMVGGVLVAADLLGTGWRPVFLVNVPVGLVLLIVGRRVLPRGGGAGRAAAGAGAWEGARGMDWPGLVLLGAAVSLITVPLVLGQEKDWPLWSWVSLAVGALVLVLFRGYEARLARRGGAPLIAPRVLRHPGMGLAVLRVLAVMAVNGGFLFVLTLHVQGGLGYSALRAGLTFAPTAVVFGAVGLTWRRWPAAWQRSLAPAGFTLTALSVLGVGLAFRGGDHGGAWLYAAYAGVGVGLALAFSPTLTGALAAVRPEDAADASGLLATVTQLGQLIGVAAFGTLFFHRLESLGAPEAYTSSEALLTCMFALATTAVLGAVSGLVLRRR
- a CDS encoding helix-turn-helix transcriptional regulator, coding for MGDVTTGDVTTVTRTGTETRPGPAPGPAPGSPHRRRPELAAFLRSRRARVTPGDVGMPPGLRRRTPGLRREEVAQLSGVGVTWYTWLEQGRPINASAQVLDAVARTLRLDPPEREHLYHLAEVPYTAAPEALVRSVGPEIQGIIDALAPRPAVVYNSRYDILATNPVYHDLFITPVDACVPGPNNALWRLFTVREQDCPLLFRDKELPVMVATLRASYGLHAGEPGWEDFIRRLSQASPLFTRLWESGDVAEPGRRVKVFRHEAVGELRMTSMSLSINGMPECRIVVYTPDDEETERRAAMLRNGATKNPAP